From the genome of Reinekea thalattae:
CGGTGTTTTTAGTGCCGCCAAGCTCGATAAAGGCAGCGACCTGCTGATCCAACATTTACCCAAGCTGCGTGGCAAGGTCTTAGAATTCGGTTGCGGTGCAGGCGTGCTTTCATTGGCAATTGCGCGCCAGCCGTCGGTCAGTGGACTGGTTGTAACAGACATCGATGCGCTGGCGATTCATTCAACCCAAAAAACGCTAACCGCCAATGCATTGCAAGACAAAGCGACGTTGCATTGGTCTGATGGATTGCACAACCTACCTCAGCAGCAATTTGATGCCATTGTTACCAATCCGCCATTCCATCAAGGCATTAAAACCGCTTACGCGGCCAGCGAACACTTTTTTAGCCAAGCGCATCTCTGGCTAAAACCTGGTGGTCAGCTAATTTGGGTCGTGAACGACTTTTTACGTTACGAGCCATGCTTGGATGCACAGTTTGATACCACTGTTGAACTGACTCGCCAGCGTGGCTTTAAAGTCTTGTCTGCAACAAAAAAGGCTAAGCGATAATTAAAAAAACACCCTTTTAGCAGCCAAAACAGCCGTTAGTAAAACTGAAACCCGCTAGTAAGACGACAATCGTTAATAAACTAATGTCTGCTAGCAAGACAACAACATCGGTTTCGGTTGCTGAAAGGGGAATTCTAAGGTCGATCCTGACCAGCCAGCCGACGGACTATGAAGTCTGCATAGCTAGAGCAAGTGACAAACAATCAATGCAGTAATGAAAACAACAGATAGGGAATAAAAGGCAGCAAGCCAACGCTACTTCTACTTAGCTTCGCCAACAAATAGATAGCCCTTAGAGCGGACCGTTTTAATGCGTCGAGGGTGAACCGGATCGTCACCAATTTTAGGGCGAATACGAGAAACCCGCACATCGACAGAACGGTCTTGGCCATCGTATTCAATACCACGTAACTTACTAAAGATATCTTCACGCGATAACACTTCACCAGCATGACTGGCTAATAACCAAAGCAGATCAAATTCGGCGCTGGTTAGATCAATCGATTTACGATTCAACCAGGCTTCTCGCATTGAGTTATCGATCACCAATGGGCCAAAAGCCAGACGATCATCGGGCAGTTTTTTATCATCGTCGAGCGAGCGTAATTGACGACGTAAATAGGCGTTACACTTTGCCAGAATCAGGCGAGGTGAAGCGGCACGCGACAGAAAATCATCAGCGCCCATGTCTAAACCCAACACCTGATCCAATTCATCGACTCGATGACTGAGTAAAAAGATACCGCCATGAAAATCTTTGCGGCTTAGCTTACAGATGGTTAAGCCCGACTCGGCTTTCAAATCCATCTCGATAATCACAATATCGGGCTGCTCTTCTTGAATGCGAGCCAACGCCATAGTCGAATCAGCTTGCACCGAAACTTCATAGTCATTACCAGAAAGGTACTGCTGTAATGAAGCCGCAGAATCGACATTATCGTCGATCAGCAAGATCTTCTTTTTAGAGTCACTGTGTGAAATTGGCGCCACGATTACCTCAACATTGCATGAGAGCCACAAGTATTGAAATTTATAGTCATTAAAGGATTTAATCTAGCCGCATTTTTGCAAATTGCGAACCATGACCATCAATAGGTCGCTGTTTTTATTCTTGTCGTACTTTCTAAGAGAAAATATAGCTTAGTATTTCTATTATTTGAATTATGCCTTTCATAAAGAATAGTATAGATAACTAAGCTAAGCTCAGGCAGGGAAGTTAAAAATAGACTGAATTCCGCAGAATACTGACGATTCTGCGGAATTGAAAATACCGTCTAGGCAAGCTTATCTATACGAACTTATCGAGTTCCGAAAAGTTTATCGCCAGCGTCACCTAAACCCGGAACGATGTAACCTTGCTCATTCAGGCATTCATCCATCGCGGCAACGTAAATATCAACATCTGGGTGCGCATCTTCAATCGCTTTAGCACCTTCGGGCGCGCCAATTAGGCAAAGCCCCATAATGTCTTTACAGCCCTTTTCTTTTAACAGGTCAATCGTTGCAATCATAGAACCGCCAGTCGCCAGCATTGGGTCGACAATTAATGCGGTACGTTGATCAACGTCTTCAACCACTTTGTCAAAATAATAGACCGGCTCTAACGATTCTTCATCACGATAAAGACCAACAACGCTCACCCGAGCAGAAGGGATCAGCTGCAAAACACCGTCCATCATGCCTAGGCCTGCACGCAAAATAGGTACAACGGTGATTTTTTTACCCTTAAGGCGTTCCACTTTTAAAGTGCTGTTATCCCAAGCGGTAATTTCGACATCGTCTGTCGATACCGAACGAGTTGCCTCGTAAGTTAACAGGTTGCCAATTTCGGCAGCCAGCTCTCGGAATTGTTTTGTCGATATGCCCTGCTCACGCATGACACCAACTTTATGCGCCAGCAACGGGTGCTTTATCTCAATAACGGCCATCTGTTTATATCCCCTCTAAAAAATCGAGCTCTGCTTGCTTACGAATCACTTTACGGTGATTCGCCCATAATTCTTGAATTTTTTCTTGATTACATTGCTGTCGGTCGACCAACACTCGCGTTTGCAACTCGCCGCGCTTCTGGCCATTCAGTAGCGGTACTTTTGAGAACACGAACTGATTCGAAATTAAGTCCATAAACGGCCCAGACTTACTGGTTGGCATAATAAACAGCAGCTGCAACCCAAGGCTTTCGGTCAAATAACGAATCACTTCTTTGGATCGTGTTTCATCCATTTTAGAGAAAGCTTCATCAACCAATACCATGCGTAAATGGCTGTCACCTTCATTAAAGCGGAACGCAGAAGTAATCGCCGCCGAGCGAATAATGTAAGCTGGCGTTTCCAGCTGGCCGCCAGAACCGGTGCCGTATTGGCTCAAAGCAATCGGCTGTTTGCCTTCTGGTTGCTTGTAAATTTCATAGCTGCGGTAATTACGATAATCGGAAATTCGCTCCAGCTCACGTAACGCTCGCTGCTCGTCATTATCGAGCAACATCGCCATCAGCTGATCACGAATCACCAACGAACGTTTACTTAATTCGGCATTAAACAAGGTATTGCCTTCGCCGATCGATGGGCTTTTATAAACCTCATCAAAAAAGTGGAAGTATTCTTTGTATTCTGGCACCCAATCCCAACCGAACCAGTAGTTTTCGCGGTCGGCACCAAAGCGATGATGTTCTAGCTCTTTGTTCAGGTCTTCGAGAACTTTCTTACCCTCGTTAATGGCCTGATAAATAGAGTGACAAAGGTTGGTAACGAACACGCTGTTAAAGCTTTCACGCAGCTGCGCTAGTTGATCGACCTTTTCTACCAGCAGATTATTTTTAATGCGGTTGTGAACCTGATCGACCTGCTTACGCAATTGCACCATGCCTTTAAAGAAGCTGACATCGTGCAAATTGCTGTAGTTAAGTTCCACCACAACGGCATCTTGCGGCTGGCATTCTTGATTGTGCTCTTTCAGCAACAGCTCGACATCGTGCGCTTTAGCATTAAGCTCACTTTCAATAGAACGGCGCTCCGCTTCTTCTTTGTCGGCACTGGACTCACGTGCTTGCTGGTCGGCTTCGGCCAGTATTTTTTCAACTTCAAAGTTTGGCCACAGCTCAACAATTTCGTGCAGGTAAGCTTCTTTTTGCTCGGCATGCAGTTCGGTTTTTTCTTGCTGTTCGCTGAGCGTATTACACTGGCGCGTTAATGAATTGATACGCTCTAACAGCTGGCCTTTTTCGCTGTCGCCTTGGCGAATTTTGGTTTCTAACTGTTCTAGCTGCTCGGCAACTGTTTGGTATTCATCATCGATGCCTTGCGCATTGGATAAGTCCAATGCTTCAAGCGATTGCTCAGCCTTATGAATTTCGCGCTGAGTTTCCAGCATGTCGCGCATTAAAGTGCCGTGCTCGCAATGATGCAGGCGATTCACATCGACATACAGCTGTTTAGCTTGCTGCGCTTGTTCTTGTACTTCGTTAGCTTGGCTTGCCAACTCATTGAGTTCTTTTTGCTTGGCTTGGCGAGCGTTTTCGCGTGCGGATTCACCAAATACCAATTCACTTTCTGGAATGTCGCAACGATACATGGCATAAGCGCCACTGCCTAAACCATTGGCACAAACGCCGCGACGGGTTTGCTTAAGTTGCTCAACATTCTGGCATTGCACAACACTTCCGTAGCTTGCGGTGACATAGGCTTTTGCGACAGCATGATCGAACTGCATAAGATGCAGAACAGAATCTGCCGGCACATTTACCTTAGCGGCATCTTGGCGCGCCTTACTGCCTTGAATAACCCGAGCGCGGTTTTCACGCGGCAAGTTACGCACAATTTTAATGGCTTCTTGCTCGTATTCGGTTTCTACCAAAATGGCAAAACGAACGCCGCCTAAATAGCCTTCGAGTGAGGTTTGCCACTCTTTATCGGTAATTTCAACGTGGTCACACAATACGCGCGGATCAGCTTGTGGGCATTCTTTGCGAATCGCCTCTAAGGCAAGACGCACATGATAGGGGTAATTCACCTGCGCGCTGGCAAGGCTATCGATATCTTGCTGTTTGCGGCTTAAATTTTGACGAACCTGCGCCAGCTTTTGCTCGCGGCGATCCACCAAACGCTGCAACTGGTCGCGCAACGAAACGCCACCTTCTTGCGAGGCTTCTTCAAACCAAAGCTGACGCCAGCTGTTTAATACGTCTTGCTGTTGCAACGCTTGGTCAAGATGTTCTTCTAACGGCGAAATATCGACCCAATCTTGCGTTAACATGCGCTGAAAATCGATCGCCTGCGCGCCAAACTGGCTGACTTGCTTGGCCATTTTGGTTAAGCCTTTATCGGCTAATGCTGGCAGTTCTAGCGCCATTGAAGTTTTGTGCAACTGCTGCTGAACAGACTGGCTGGCCGCAAGGCTTTGCTCAACTAAATTACTTTGTTGCAATAAAGTGGCGGATTTTTTTTCTAACTGTTCTTTGCTTTGTCGCGCCCGCGTTTCAAAGCGATCCTTTTCTTGCAGTGCTTCAATACCACGGCGCTGCGCTTCGAGTGTGACTAATTGTTCGCGTGTTTGTAGCCTGCGTTGCTCGCTGACTTCCAGTTCGGTGGTTAATTTATCGAACTTGCTGCGAACCGATTGCTGTTCTTTTTTGGCATCCAAATAGCGTTTTTGATCGACATAAAAACGCGACTTAGCGGCTACATAGTCGGCAACGTTATAGTCAATCCAACGGTCGATATAGTTGCCAGACTGGCCGCGTGCTTTATCTAAACGAGTAATTTGAACATTGAGTCGGTTGGCTTCGTTTTCTAAACCGTTGATGGTTTTCATCAAATCCGAAACAGTACGAATAGCTTCGCCTAAATCCTTTTTCTCGAGGATTTCTTGGGCGACAAAACCGTCGATGCTTTTCACCGGCTTATAAGCCATAAAGCGAGAAAAAGCCCGCGCTGCGTTCATTGCTTCGCGTTCGCTAATGGCATCATCGCGGCCACGCAAGGCAGCATAAAAACGTCTTAAATACTGTTTCTTGGTGTCGTACTTTTCAGCCTTTTCAATACCGCGCGACTGTAGGTGTTTTGCTAATTTATCCAGCGATACCACCTGCGAACCGGCATCGGTTTCTTGTAAAAAGTCGGACTTGCTAAGTTCAGTGCCCGGTAAAATCAGATAATCGATATGCGATTGGCGCGCCACCGGCGTGTTACCGGCTTTATCCAAATAAGCAGAAACACCAATTACCGCAGTAAAGGGCTCGGCGTTTTCACCCTTGGTTGGGTAAAACACGGCAGCAAGATAACCGACGGTTGGGTCCGGCCGCGCGTAAGAGCCATCGTCACAACCTAATACATAAGAAGCCAGTGTTCGTACTTGCTTACCACGGCCACGCTGAGTCGCTTCATCTTGGCCTGGGTTGTATTGAAACAGAGTATCGTGTGCTGCGGTCATAATGGTTTGCAGCGCATCGGCAGCGGTGGTTTTACCAGAACCATTACCACCAGAAAGCAAATTAATCGGGCCAAAATCAAATTCTAACGCTGGGATATTGCCCCAATTGATGTAGACGAATTTTTTCAAATGCATTGGGCGTTATTCCTTTTCTATCGCTGAGTCTGAGCCTTCGGTTTCAGCTTCGGCCTGCTCTTCTGCGCTCTTTTCTTCTAACGACTCTTCTGAGTCTTGTTCATCTGATGGCTCTTCATCTAAGTTCTGACCTTCTAATGCCGAAAGCACATCGTCGGAAACATAATGAATAATCATCGGCCGAATCCGAATCCATAAGTCTTGCGACTCTTCTGCAATTTCTTGGTTTAACTGGATTAAACGCAACTGCTTTAAGCGAGCAAACAGCGCGCGGCGCTCCGTGAGTTTCTCTGGCAAGGTGCGGCGCAATAAATTACGTAACGCGATGCTGATGTTTTCGATAGACACCATAACGCAACCCTGCTCATCGAGCTGGCCTTCTTTTAAGGCGCGATCATACAGGCTGCGCATGGCGATAACGCAGGCGACTTCGGCTTGCGTTAACTTAACTCTCATGCCGCTATTGAAGGGCGTATCCTGATCGCTCACGCCGGGGATTTCTGCACCGGGTGGGAACAGACGAACAAAGTTAAAGCGTGCGTCGTGGTTAATGCGAATCGATAAAATAGACAAGTATTCGACAACCAATTCTTCGACGCGTAAATAGCGGTCGTACAGCACCTGTTCGGTTTGGCTTTCGTCACGGCACAACACGCCGTAATCCAACAGGCGAATCATCAACTCGCTGTATTCGTTGCGGCTAATGCCGGCTTTTTCTAACTGAAGATCCAGTTCTTTAAACATGGGTTCTGCTCTTTCCTTTGGTACGCAACGTACGCTCTGTGCGTATGTTAACGCGCATCTTTTTCTGCCTGAGTGCTAGCTGCTGGCTGACATAAACGAATTTCAAACACATCTTGGCGCTCAAAATAATCTGTCGTCGCCGCCTCACCTTCTACCGGCGTCACTTCAAAACTTAAATCGCTGGCCAGCGAACTGCGGCTGCCAACTTCAATCACGTGTGATAAGGCCAATAAATCCGTAGCGCTGCTGACGGGTAATTGATCGCTGCGCACCGTTTTACCGGCGGCTAAATTCTTCGCTAAATAGTCGCGCACCTGCCGATCGTTAACCAAAAAGGCCTGATCCAACAGCTGCTGCACCATTAATTCTTTTTGCACATCGGTATCGAAATCGTCGAGCTGTTCGTTCACCATATTCAATTCAAATTCGCGCCGCGCTTGGCGGTTATGAATGTGCACACTGGCGGGGTCTAACAAACCGACCTGCGGCACCGACATTAACTCACCTGCCAAGCTCAATAGCCGATCCTGCTCTTGCGTCGGCTTTTCAGCAAAACGAGTGCAAACTTGGGCAATATCATTATGGCTGGAACTGGCCAAATAGCTCATCTGCCGAATAATAATATCGGCGCGTTTGGTAAAGCCTTGCAACGCTCGGCGCAAGGCTGGCAGCATGATATCGCTGGCAGATTGCATACGTGTTTCGATGCTGTCCAAAATCATAAACAACAGGCTTTGGCCTTCTTGCACCATTTCTGGCAACAAGGCTCGCAGCCTTAGTTCAACTTGCTGCTTAAAGGCCTTTGGCTGCTTGCGAATTTTTGCGCTCTGCTTGGCGATTTCATCGCGGTACTTTTCAACGCTGTCGGCAGAAAGACGAATGGCTAAATCGGGCTGGAAACGCTTTTCCATAAAGTCGAAAAAGTCCGCCGTGGCCTGTTGCACC
Proteins encoded in this window:
- the upp gene encoding uracil phosphoribosyltransferase, with the protein product MAVIEIKHPLLAHKVGVMREQGISTKQFRELAAEIGNLLTYEATRSVSTDDVEITAWDNSTLKVERLKGKKITVVPILRAGLGMMDGVLQLIPSARVSVVGLYRDEESLEPVYYFDKVVEDVDQRTALIVDPMLATGGSMIATIDLLKEKGCKDIMGLCLIGAPEGAKAIEDAHPDVDIYVAAMDECLNEQGYIVPGLGDAGDKLFGTR
- a CDS encoding Wadjet anti-phage system protein JetA family protein, encoding MTDFIMFFEQSREQFFKPVTTKYREQIIECLRELYRRLYTSSSADYGHALSRDDVIETFSAALVRAPVLASEEGDAEPSRFRNARDQASWVLNQLIEYGWVEKQVDEATLQSSFNFSRHGRLFTEPFIHADSASVRTRHRNTRNVRNAMNSFLLNGEAYDLLDAWEYSERILSDFTDIISELDDRKRSLVQQMGDQMLVQQATADFFDFMEKRFQPDLAIRLSADSVEKYRDEIAKQSAKIRKQPKAFKQQVELRLRALLPEMVQEGQSLLFMILDSIETRMQSASDIMLPALRRALQGFTKRADIIIRQMSYLASSSHNDIAQVCTRFAEKPTQEQDRLLSLAGELMSVPQVGLLDPASVHIHNRQARREFELNMVNEQLDDFDTDVQKELMVQQLLDQAFLVNDRQVRDYLAKNLAAGKTVRSDQLPVSSATDLLALSHVIEVGSRSSLASDLSFEVTPVEGEAATTDYFERQDVFEIRLCQPAASTQAEKDAR
- a CDS encoding ATP-binding protein — encoded protein: MHLKKFVYINWGNIPALEFDFGPINLLSGGNGSGKTTAADALQTIMTAAHDTLFQYNPGQDEATQRGRGKQVRTLASYVLGCDDGSYARPDPTVGYLAAVFYPTKGENAEPFTAVIGVSAYLDKAGNTPVARQSHIDYLILPGTELSKSDFLQETDAGSQVVSLDKLAKHLQSRGIEKAEKYDTKKQYLRRFYAALRGRDDAISEREAMNAARAFSRFMAYKPVKSIDGFVAQEILEKKDLGEAIRTVSDLMKTINGLENEANRLNVQITRLDKARGQSGNYIDRWIDYNVADYVAAKSRFYVDQKRYLDAKKEQQSVRSKFDKLTTELEVSEQRRLQTREQLVTLEAQRRGIEALQEKDRFETRARQSKEQLEKKSATLLQQSNLVEQSLAASQSVQQQLHKTSMALELPALADKGLTKMAKQVSQFGAQAIDFQRMLTQDWVDISPLEEHLDQALQQQDVLNSWRQLWFEEASQEGGVSLRDQLQRLVDRREQKLAQVRQNLSRKQQDIDSLASAQVNYPYHVRLALEAIRKECPQADPRVLCDHVEITDKEWQTSLEGYLGGVRFAILVETEYEQEAIKIVRNLPRENRARVIQGSKARQDAAKVNVPADSVLHLMQFDHAVAKAYVTASYGSVVQCQNVEQLKQTRRGVCANGLGSGAYAMYRCDIPESELVFGESARENARQAKQKELNELASQANEVQEQAQQAKQLYVDVNRLHHCEHGTLMRDMLETQREIHKAEQSLEALDLSNAQGIDDEYQTVAEQLEQLETKIRQGDSEKGQLLERINSLTRQCNTLSEQQEKTELHAEQKEAYLHEIVELWPNFEVEKILAEADQQARESSADKEEAERRSIESELNAKAHDVELLLKEHNQECQPQDAVVVELNYSNLHDVSFFKGMVQLRKQVDQVHNRIKNNLLVEKVDQLAQLRESFNSVFVTNLCHSIYQAINEGKKVLEDLNKELEHHRFGADRENYWFGWDWVPEYKEYFHFFDEVYKSPSIGEGNTLFNAELSKRSLVIRDQLMAMLLDNDEQRALRELERISDYRNYRSYEIYKQPEGKQPIALSQYGTGSGGQLETPAYIIRSAAITSAFRFNEGDSHLRMVLVDEAFSKMDETRSKEVIRYLTESLGLQLLFIMPTSKSGPFMDLISNQFVFSKVPLLNGQKRGELQTRVLVDRQQCNQEKIQELWANHRKVIRKQAELDFLEGI
- a CDS encoding DUF4194 domain-containing protein — translated: MFKELDLQLEKAGISRNEYSELMIRLLDYGVLCRDESQTEQVLYDRYLRVEELVVEYLSILSIRINHDARFNFVRLFPPGAEIPGVSDQDTPFNSGMRVKLTQAEVACVIAMRSLYDRALKEGQLDEQGCVMVSIENISIALRNLLRRTLPEKLTERRALFARLKQLRLIQLNQEIAEESQDLWIRIRPMIIHYVSDDVLSALEGQNLDEEPSDEQDSEESLEEKSAEEQAEAETEGSDSAIEKE
- a CDS encoding winged helix-turn-helix domain-containing protein, yielding MAPISHSDSKKKILLIDDNVDSAASLQQYLSGNDYEVSVQADSTMALARIQEEQPDIVIIEMDLKAESGLTICKLSRKDFHGGIFLLSHRVDELDQVLGLDMGADDFLSRAASPRLILAKCNAYLRRQLRSLDDDKKLPDDRLAFGPLVIDNSMREAWLNRKSIDLTSAEFDLLWLLASHAGEVLSREDIFSKLRGIEYDGQDRSVDVRVSRIRPKIGDDPVHPRRIKTVRSKGYLFVGEAK